In Solanum pennellii chromosome 7, SPENNV200, the following are encoded in one genomic region:
- the LOC107025544 gene encoding kaempferol 3-O-beta-D-galactosyltransferase-like: MSNFHVAVIAFPFATHAGLLYGLVQRLANTLPNVTFTFFSTKNSNSSIFNSQNCYSNTNVKPYDVSDGVPKGHVLGGGLEEIIGLFFKSAKQNIDNAMISAENDSGKKITCVIADAFMWFTSDMAEECNVNWIPVWTSAAGSLSVHVDTDLIRENVGIQGIDGREDEVLNFIAGISEVRLGDLPGGVVSGDLKSPFSMMLHKMGKTIGKGKAISINSFEELDPQMVQYLKSKFNNILNVGPFNLTSPPPLANVVDKYDCIEWLNHQEPNSVAYIGFGTVATPPPNELEAMAQALEDKKIPFLWSIKENFMSHFPKGFLEKTSEYGKVVPWVPQVQVLEHSAVGVFINHSGWNSVLESIASGVPIICRPFFGDHHLNAWMVEKVWKIGVKIEGGVFTKSGTIDALEFVLSKNKEELKEQIGMYKELALKAVGTSGSSTQNFNNLVEIITSC; encoded by the exons ATGTCTAATTTTCATGTTGCTGTTATAGCATTTCCTTTTGCAACACATGCTGGGCTTTTATATGGACTTGTTCAAAGGCTAGCAAATACATTACCAAATGTGACATTCACATTTTTTAGCACAAAAAATTCGAATTCTTCGATTTTTAATTCACAAAATTGTTATAGTAACACAAATGTTAAGCCCTACGATGTCTCTGATGGCGTCCCAAAGGGTCACGTGCTCGGAGGTGGTCTCGAGGAGATTATAGGATTATTCTTCAAATCCGCGAAGCAAAATATTGATAATGCTATGATTTCTGCTGAGAATGACTCAGGGAAAAAAATTACATGTGTTATTGCTGATGCATTTATGTGGTTTACTAGTGATATGGCTGAAGAGTGTAATGTTAATTGGATTCCTGTATGGACTTCTGCAGCTGGATCACTATCTGTTCATGTTGATACTGATCTTATTAGAGAAAATGTTGGGATACAAG gAATTGATGGACGTGAAgatgaagttttgaattttattgCTGGAATTTCTGAAGTAAGACTTGGTGATTTGCCTGGTGGAGTTGTTTCTGGTGACCTAAAATCGCCATTTTCGATGATGCTTCATAAAATGGGAAAAACCATAGGAAAAGGAAAAGCCATATCAATAAATTCATTTGAAGAACTagaccctcaaatggttcaatATCTCAAGTCAAAATTCAACAATATTCTTAATGTTGGTCCTTTTAATTTAACTTCACCACCACCTTTAGCAAATGTTGTAGACAAATATGATTGTATTGAGTGGTTAAATCATCAAGAGCCAAACTCTGTGGCATATATTGGATTTGGTACTGTTGCaacaccacctcctaatgagtTAGAAGCAATGGCTCAAGCACTTGAAGACAAAAAAATTCCATTTCTTTGGTCAattaaagagaattttatgtcacaTTTTCCAAAAGGATTCTTGGAAAAGACAAGTGAGTATGGTAAAGTTGTACCATGGGTACCACAAGTACAAGTTCTTGAACATAGTGCCGTTGGAGTTTTTATAAATCACTCTGGATGGAATTCAGTACTCGAGAGTATAGCGTCTGGGGTACCTATAATTTGTAGGCCTTTTTTCGGTGATCATCATTTGAATGCTTGGATGGTTGAAAAAGTTTGGAAAATTGGAGTGAAAATTGAAGGTGGGGTTTTCACAAAAAGTGGTACAATTGATGCACTTGAATTTgttttgtcaaaaaataaagaggaatTGAAGGAACAAATTGGGATGTATAAAGAACTTGCTTTGAAGGCTGTTGGAACAAGTGGGAGTTCAActcaaaatttcaacaatttggtTGAGATTATCACTTCTTGTTAG
- the LOC107024507 gene encoding protein DETOXIFICATION 16-like, which produces MDTQDIECSLIRETVNEEESKNQKNEIFEEMKRLLVLAGPLLTVNFLLYCLQVISIMFVGHLGELPLSGASMATSFASVTGLSLMMGMGSALETLCGQSYGAKQYHMLGIHMQRAMLVLLLVSVPVAFVWANAGYLLVLFGQDPEISAEAGSYARYMIPTIFAYALLQCHMRFLQTQNNVIPMMFSAGITTLLHIFTCWILVFKSGLGNKGAALANAISYWINLLLLAVYVRISPSCRNTWTGFSKEAFRDIWKYMKLAIPSAVMLCLEIWSFEMMVLLSGLLPNPKLETSVLSISLNTCAMVYMIPLGLSGATSVRVSNELGAGRPQAARLAACTAVLLVATEGVVAAIVLISVRKLWGYCYSTEEEVVEYVAEMLVLLAGSHFLDGIQSVLSGTARGCGWQKIGAVVNLGAYYLFGIPAGVTLAFVYHIGGKGLWLGITLALFAQALLLFVVTLQTNWEKEANKAADRVVPELVNIEENAELTLSRD; this is translated from the exons ATGGATACACAAGACATTGAGTGTTCATTGATTAGAGAAACTGTAAATGAAGAAGAGTCCAAGAAccagaaaaatgaaatttttgaagaaatgaagagGTTATTGGTATTAGCAGGACCTCTTTTGACAgttaattttttactttattgtttACAAGTGATATCTATAATGTTTGTTGGTCATCTTGGAGAGTTACCTCTATCTGGTGCTTCAATGGCTACTTCATTTGCCTCTGTAACTGGCCTAAGCTTGATG ATGGGAATGGGAAGTGCATTGGAAACTTTATGTGGGCAATCATATGGTGCAAAGCAGTATCATATGCTTGGTATCCATATGCAAAGGGCAATGCTAGTGCTTCTACTGGTTAGTGTTCCTGTGGCTTTCGTTTGGGCTAATGCAGGGTATCTTCTCGTATTATTTGGACAAGATCCGGAAATATCAGCTGAAGCAGGAAGTTATGCGCGTTATATGATTCCAACTATTTTCGCGTATGCACTTCTGCAGTGTCATATGAGATTTCTACAAACACAAAACAATGTGATCCCCATGATGTTCAGCGCGGGGATCactactttacttcatatatttaCTTGTTGGATTCTGGTCTTTAAATCTGGCCTAGGGAACAAGGGTGCTGCTCTTGCTAACGCGATATCCTACTGGATTAATCTCTTGTTGCTAGCGGTATATGTCAGAATATCGCCTTCTTGTAGAAACACTTGGACTGGATTTTCAAAAGAGGCGTTTCGTGATATATGGAAATATATGAAACTTGCCATTCCTTCTGCTGTTATGCTCTG CTTAGAGATTTGGTCATTTGAGATGATGGTTCTGTTGTCTGGACTTCTTCCGAATCCAAAGCTAGAGACGTCGGTTCTTTCTATCAG CCTTAATACATGTGCTATGGTGTATATGATTCCGTTAGGACTAAGCGGTGCCACGAG TGTAAGAGTTTCAAACGAACTAGGAGCAGGACGACCTCAAGCAGCTCGTTTAGCAGCTTGTACTGCAGTATTGTTAGTGGCTACAGAAGGGGTTGTTGCAGCAATTGTGTTGATTTCTGTTCGTAAACTGTGGGGCTACTGTTACAGCACCGAGGAAGAAGTAGTCGAATATGTAGCAGAAATGCTAGTCTTGCTAGCAGGATCCCACTTCTTAGATGGTATTCAATCTGTACTTTCAG GTACTGCGCGAGGGTGTGGATGGCAAAAGATTGGAGCAGTTGTTAACTTGGGAGCTTATTACCTTTTCGGAATACCTGCTGGTGTTACATTAGCTTTTGTCTACCATATCGGTGGAAAG GGACTATGGTTGGGTATTACACTTGCCCTTTTTGCACAAGCACTACTTCTTTTTGTAGTTACTCTGCAGACAAACTGGGAAAAAGAG GCAAATAAGGCAGCTGATAGGGTGGTTCCAGAGCTAGTTAACATAGAAGAAAATGCAGAATTGACACTTTCAAGAGACTAA
- the LOC107024727 gene encoding protein DETOXIFICATION 16-like, translated as MDIEKRKEELECPNLGIERKYEEIFVQVKKLLVLAGPLMLVNILLYSLQVISVMFVGHQGELALSGASMATSFAFVTGFGLLMGMGSALETLCGQSYGANQYHMLGIHMQRAMFVNLLVSIPLACVWANAGRILVILRQDPEIAAEAGIYARFMIPSIFAYGLLECQIRFLQAQNNVVPMMLTAGGTALLHVFGCWILVLKSGLGSRGAALANATSYWINVFSLVAYIKISPSFKSTWTGFSTEAFSDIPRYLKLAIPSAVMICLEIWSFEMMVLLSGLLPNPKLETSVLSISLNTSAMVHMLPQGLGGATSVRVSNELGAGRPKTARLVARTATVLATTEGILVAIVMVSIRKVWGHCYSNEDEIVKYVGKMCFFLAGSHFLDAHQSIFSGIARGCGWQKIGAYVNLGAFYLWGIPIGIVLAFVYHFGGKGLWLGIILAISAQVVIYSVVILRTNWDKQVKKAAVRVTQA; from the exons ATGGATAttgaaaaaaggaaagaagaacTTGAGTGTCCCAATTTAGGAATTGAGAGAAAATATGAAGAGATATTTGTACAAGTGAAGAAGTTATTGGTATTGGCTGGGCCTTTGATGttagttaatattttgttatattccTTACAAGTTATCTCTGTTATGTTTGTTGGTCATCAAGGAGAGTTAGCTCTTTCTGGTGCTTCAATGGCTACTTCCTTTGCCTTTGTCACCGGCTTCGGCTTGTTG ATGGGAATGGGAAGTGCATTGGAAACACTATGTGGTCAATCATATGGTGCAAATCAATATCATATGCTTGGTATTCATATGCAAAGGGCAATGTTTGTTAATCTTTTGGTTAGCATACCACTTGCTTGTGTTTGGGCTAATGCAGGGCGTATTCTTGTAATATTGAGACAAGATCCAGAAATAGCAGCTGAAGCAGGAATTTATGCACGATTCATGATACCGAGCATCTTTGCATATGGACTACTCGAATGCCAGATTAGGTTTCTACAAGCTCAAAACAATGTTGTACCTATGATGCTTACTGCAGGAGGCACCGCGTTGCTGCATGTTTTTGGTTGTTGGATTCTTGTACTCAAATCAGGGCTTGGAAGCAGAGGAGCTGCTCTGGCTAATGCTACGTCTTACTGGATTAACGTGTTCTCTTTAGTTGCGTATATTAAGATCTCACCTTCCTTCAAAAGTACTTGGACCGGTTTCTCAACTGAAGCATTTTCTGATATCCCGAGATATCTTAAACTAGCAATTCCCTCCGCTGTTATGATATG CTTGGAGATATGGTCGTTTGAAATGATGGTTCTGTTGTCTGGTCTTCTTCCTAATCCAAAACTAGAAACCTCAGTTCTTTCCATCAG CCTTAATACATCTGCTATGGTACATATGTTGCCTCAAGGACTAGGTGGAGCTACAAGCGTAAGAGTTTCCAACGAATTGGGAGCTGGACGACCAAAAACAGCTCGTCTTGTAGCACGTACTGCAACAGTTTTAGCTACTACAGAAGGCATTCTAGTAGCTATTGTCATGGTTTCGATTCGTAAAGTCTGGGGCCATTGCTATAGCAATGAAGATGAAATAGTGAAATATGTTGGGAAAATGTGTTTCTTTTTAGCAGGATCTCACTTCTTAGATGCACATCAATCTATATTTTCAG gTATTGCTAGAGGATGTGGGTGGCAAAAGATAGGTGCATATGTTAATTTGGGTGCCTTTTATCTGTGGGGAATACCAATTGGTATTGTGTTAGCTTTTGTATACCATTTTGGAGGAAAG GGACTTTGGTTGGGAATCATTCTGGCCATTTCTGCTCAAGTTGTGATTTATTCTGTTGTTATTCTGAGAACAAATTGGGATAAACAG GTAAAGAAAGCAGCAGTTAGGGTGACTCAAGCATAA
- the LOC107025470 gene encoding transcription factor MYB36: protein MGRAPCCDKANVKKGPWSPEEDATLKAYIEENGTGNNWIALPQKIGLKRCGKSCRLRWLNYLRPNIKHGGFTEEEDNIICSLYISIGSRWSIIAAQLPGRTDNDIKNYWNTRLKKKLLGKRKQSQMNRLLLANGGQDLKDINGLEENPLLQNLSNSALERLQLHMQLQTLQNPLSFYNNPSLWPKLTPLQQKMIQTLQSNGLNENQSPLYTPINPSENHAHELGQKVGINEFASTKVNVQVEKISPINDFNNNQKNVLDTNIGQENAKEIQIQGVQGFTQLEIDDLILNNKGSIGLNMHSENQQIGSEFDCFKEMDDGSRDNMAWWSNDFDTNTASSSNSWGSSSNILQNSHEGMYQDYALGYNLQ, encoded by the exons atggggaGAGCTCCATGTTGTGACAAAGCAAATGTGAAAAAAGGACCATGGTCACCAGAAGAAGATGCAACACTAAAGGCATATATTGAAGAAAATGGCACTGGTAACAATTGGATTGCTCTTCCCCAAAAAATAG GGCTTAAGAGATGTGGGAAGAGTTGCAGGTTAAGATGGTTGAATTACTTAAGACCTAATATTAAACATGGTGGATTtactgaagaagaagataatatCATTTGTAGCCTCTATATAAGTATTGGCAGCAg GTGGTCTATAATAGCTGCACAACTTCCTGGAAGAACAGATAATGATATCAAGAATTATTGGAACACTAGACTGAAGAAGAAGCTTCttggaaaaagaaaacaatctCAAATGAATAGATTATTGCTTGCTAATGGTGGCCAAGATCTTAAGGACATAAATGGATTAGAAGAAAATCCATTATTACAAAACCTAAGCAACTCAGCTCTAGAAAGGCTTCAACTTCACATGCAACTTCAAACCCTACAAAATCCTCTTTCTTTCTATAATAATCCATCACTTTGGCCTAAGTTAACCCCTCTCCAACAAAAAATGATCCAAACCCTACAATCTAATGGCTTAAATGAGAATCAATCACCCCTTTACACACCGATAAACCCTAGTGAAAACCATGCTCATGAACTAGGTCAAAAAGTTGGGATCAATGAATTTGCTAGTACTAAGGTGAATGTTCAAGTGGAAAAAATTAGTCCAATTAATGACTTCAACAACAATCAAAAAAATGTTCTTGACACAAACATAGGACAAGAAAACGCGAAAGAGATCCAAATTCAGGGCGTTCAGGGTTTCACTCAGCTGGAGATTGATGACCTAATTCTCAACAACAAGGGATCAATAGGCCTAAATATGCATTCAGAGAATCAACAAATAGGTTCCGAATTCGATTGTTTTAAAGAGATGGATGATGGATCAAGGGACAATATGGCATGGTGGTCTAATGATTTTGATACAAATACAGCTTCTTCATCAAACTCTTGGGGTTCATCTTCAAATATTCTTCAGAATTCTCATGAAGGAATGTATCAAGATTATGCATTAGGATATAATTtgcaataa